One Streptomyces sp. V4I8 genomic window carries:
- a CDS encoding YegS/Rv2252/BmrU family lipid kinase → MRQFTAIVNPTAGGSASAAALLNVARPLREAGADLETEYSRSLEHARELARDAGERGRVVLAVGGDGIAGGIGGALSGTDALLGLVPAGRGNDFARALNLPTDPAALAQVLLHHEPRQVDTIEVESAVHHRTVVLGSVYAGVDALANRHANNATLLRGAASYYAGGLRAVTTWRAARYRVTVDGQEHLHTGYTVVAANSGYYGSGRHIAPDARVDDGLLDIVMIREAPRRLFFSLMNDLKTGAHVHRPQVEILRGREIRIAADREVPYGADGEVEATLPVTVRVLPGALRVLC, encoded by the coding sequence ATGCGACAGTTCACCGCCATCGTCAACCCCACGGCGGGGGGATCCGCCTCAGCTGCCGCACTTCTGAACGTGGCCCGGCCGCTGCGGGAGGCCGGCGCCGACCTGGAGACCGAGTACAGCCGCAGCCTGGAACACGCCCGGGAGCTCGCCCGGGACGCCGGAGAGCGGGGCCGGGTGGTGCTCGCCGTGGGCGGCGACGGCATCGCCGGCGGCATCGGCGGCGCCCTCAGCGGCACCGACGCCCTGCTCGGCCTCGTCCCGGCCGGCCGCGGCAACGACTTCGCGCGGGCACTGAACCTGCCCACCGACCCGGCAGCGCTCGCCCAGGTCCTGCTCCACCACGAGCCCCGGCAGGTCGACACCATCGAGGTCGAGTCGGCCGTCCATCACCGCACGGTGGTCCTCGGCAGCGTGTACGCCGGCGTCGACGCGCTGGCCAACCGCCACGCCAACAACGCCACACTCCTGCGCGGAGCGGCTTCCTACTACGCGGGCGGCCTGCGCGCCGTCACCACCTGGCGCGCCGCGCGCTACCGGGTCACCGTCGACGGCCAGGAACATCTGCACACCGGCTACACGGTCGTCGCCGCCAACTCCGGCTACTACGGTTCTGGTCGCCACATCGCCCCCGACGCCCGCGTGGACGACGGCCTGCTGGACATCGTGATGATCCGTGAGGCACCGCGCCGGCTGTTCTTCTCCCTGATGAACGACCTCAAGACGGGCGCCCACGTCCACCGCCCGCAGGTGGAGATCCTGCGCGGCAGGGAGATCCGTATCGCGGCCGACCGCGAGGTGCCCTACGGCGCGGACGGCGAGGTCGAGGCGACCCTCCCGGTCACGGTCAGAGTCCTGCCTGGAGCACTGCGCGTCCTGTGCTGA
- a CDS encoding flavodoxin family protein — translation MPTLLIVHHTPSPNCQAMLEAVISGATAPEIENVEVVRCPALSATPSDVLAADGYLLGTPANLGYISGALKHFFDQVYYPCLDATQGRPFGYYVHGGSDVTGAVRAIESITTGLGWRRTAKPVTVTGGPAKSDTEACWELGATLAAGLMD, via the coding sequence GTGCCCACCTTGCTGATCGTGCATCACACGCCCTCGCCCAACTGCCAGGCCATGCTCGAAGCCGTCATCTCCGGCGCGACCGCGCCGGAGATCGAGAACGTCGAGGTCGTGCGGTGCCCGGCGCTGTCGGCCACGCCCTCCGACGTGCTCGCCGCCGACGGTTACCTCCTCGGCACCCCGGCGAACCTCGGCTACATCTCCGGAGCCCTCAAGCATTTCTTCGACCAGGTCTACTACCCGTGCCTGGACGCGACACAAGGCCGGCCCTTCGGCTACTACGTGCACGGCGGCAGCGATGTCACCGGGGCGGTGCGGGCGATCGAGTCGATCACGACGGGCCTCGGCTGGCGCCGCACGGCGAAACCGGTGACCGTCACGGGCGGGCCCGCCAAGTCCGACACCGAGGCCTGCTGGGAGCTCGGGGCGACGCTCGCCGCCGGCCTGATGGACTGA
- a CDS encoding ANTAR domain-containing protein, with product MTVSGELDLDASERLRSVLRDALSRSVRGIELDLQGVSFCDCSALNILLYLRNRALEQSKTVVIHSTSAVVDRLLTLTSTHALFGHPDPDEEAAAGHAQEAAQDQGVSEDAHHDLRIEVAQLRRAMQTRPTIDLARGILMASFSLSSDEAWTVLVTASQNTNTKLHSLAGDLVTAVKGDALSDELQEHLSAAVARISSAAP from the coding sequence GTGACGGTCTCAGGGGAACTCGACCTCGACGCCAGTGAGCGGCTTCGAAGCGTCCTGCGCGACGCCCTGAGCCGCTCGGTCCGTGGCATCGAACTGGATCTGCAGGGCGTCTCCTTCTGCGACTGCTCGGCCCTCAACATCCTGCTCTATCTGCGCAACAGAGCTTTGGAGCAGTCCAAGACGGTCGTCATCCACTCCACCAGTGCGGTGGTCGACCGCCTGCTCACCCTGACCAGCACGCACGCGCTCTTCGGCCACCCGGACCCGGACGAGGAGGCGGCGGCCGGGCACGCCCAGGAAGCGGCCCAGGACCAGGGCGTCTCCGAGGACGCCCATCACGACCTGCGGATCGAAGTGGCCCAACTGCGACGGGCCATGCAGACCCGGCCGACCATCGACCTGGCCCGCGGCATCCTCATGGCCTCCTTCAGCCTGAGCTCCGACGAGGCCTGGACGGTCCTGGTCACGGCCTCCCAGAACACCAACACCAAACTGCACTCCCTGGCCGGGGACCTGGTCACCGCGGTCAAGGGCGACGCGCTCTCCGACGAGTTGCAGGAACATCTGTCGGCCGCGGTCGCCCGGATCAGCTCCGCCGCCCCCTGA
- a CDS encoding helix-turn-helix transcriptional regulator: protein MDGVPEPHTGWTFLTNHARVLAAIADNPNVRIRHIAAHCRLTERAVQKIISDLERDGYLSHTREGRTNTYRIDPGKVLRHPAEAGLKVAELLSLLVQAEAARGTAPQQLRAARPRMPVDGG, encoded by the coding sequence ATGGATGGAGTCCCTGAGCCGCACACCGGATGGACATTCCTCACCAACCACGCCCGCGTGCTGGCGGCCATTGCCGACAACCCGAACGTCCGCATCCGCCATATCGCCGCGCATTGCCGGCTCACGGAACGGGCCGTCCAGAAGATCATTTCCGATCTGGAGCGAGACGGCTATCTGTCGCACACCCGCGAGGGGCGCACCAACACCTACCGGATCGACCCCGGCAAGGTGTTGCGGCACCCCGCGGAGGCCGGTCTGAAGGTGGCCGAACTGCTCTCGCTCCTCGTCCAGGCCGAAGCCGCACGCGGCACCGCCCCGCAGCAGCTGAGGGCGGCGCGTCCGCGGATGCCTGTGGACGGCGGCTGA